The genomic stretch TTGAGGATGCATTTCTGGATAAGCTGCAACTTCAATATGAAAATGATCACCTGAGTGCTCACGAATAAAACGTACTAAATCCTGTGCGTAAGGAAGTTCCCCAAGTCCAACCTGCCCAGAAGGTAAATCACCGCGTAAAGCAACAATACGGTTAATGCCTTGAGCTTTATATAAATCCAGTAACTCAGCGATACGAACTTTATCATCACCAATACAAGAAAGGTGGGGTGCAACTGGTGTACCTTTACCGTTGAAATCTTCAATAGCAGCAAGAGTACGTTCGCGAGTAGAACCACCAGCCCCATAAGTAATTGAGAAAAACTCAGGGTTTAATAGTTGTAATTCTTGGTGAACAATACGAAGTTTTTCAGCGCCAGCATCAGTTTTTGGTGGGAAAAACTCAAAAGAAATAGGTGTACGTTTAGTCATGTCAAATCCTTGTAAACAGCGAAACATTTTAGAAAAAAGGGCAGTCGGTTCACCGTCTGCCCTTAAGTTCTTAGTATTTGTAAGCGTCAGACTTGAATGGCCCCTCAACAGCAACGCCTAAATAATCGGCTTGCTCTTGAGTTAACTGAGTGAGTACACCGCCAAAACCTGCAACCATTGCAGCAGCAACTTCTTCGTCAAGTTTCTTAGGAAGAACTTCTACACGAATTTTTGCAGCTTTTTCACTTGCAGGAAGGTCAGCAAATTTCTCTTGGAATAAGTGAATTTGACCTAAAACTTGGTTAGCAAAAGAACCATCCATCACGCGTGATGGGTGACCAGTTGCATTACCTAGGTTTACAAGGCGACCTTCAGAAAGAAGGATAAGGTAGTTGTTTTCGTCTTCTGAACGATAAACTTG from Acinetobacter pittii encodes the following:
- the metF gene encoding methylenetetrahydrofolate reductase [NAD(P)H], translating into MTKRTPISFEFFPPKTDAGAEKLRIVHQELQLLNPEFFSITYGAGGSTRERTLAAIEDFNGKGTPVAPHLSCIGDDKVRIAELLDLYKAQGINRIVALRGDLPSGQVGLGELPYAQDLVRFIREHSGDHFHIEVAAYPEMHPQAESLDSDIQRFIEKVQAGANAGITQFFFNPDSYFYFIERLEKAGIHIPVAPGIMPITNASNLIRFADGTGAEIPRWIRKQLQAYGDDSESIKAFGHEVVVNLCERLIAGGAPSLHFYSMNQVEPTRQLVVDLGLN